From a single Candidatus Thorarchaeota archaeon genomic region:
- a CDS encoding roadblock/LC7 domain-containing protein: MVDKAKIENIVAEVMAANADIQGIVVCDAKGKVIFGHTVTEDVNQTEVAKLAVKIAGNSAQLVSGLEQGGLKEVTIASEKGLVVILGDVEMVLAGIAGETAREAMGLIRIALRRALLNMVGD; this comes from the coding sequence ATGGTTGATAAAGCAAAAATTGAAAATATTGTGGCCGAAGTAATGGCGGCAAACGCAGATATTCAGGGAATCGTCGTATGTGATGCAAAAGGGAAGGTAATTTTTGGACATACTGTGACTGAAGATGTGAATCAGACGGAAGTGGCAAAGCTTGCAGTCAAGATCGCCGGAAACTCCGCACAGCTCGTTTCAGGTCTAGAACAAGGAGGACTCAAGGAGGTCACAATCGCTTCAGAAAAAGGCCTAGTTGTGATTCTTGGGGATGTAGAAATGGTTCTTGCAGGCATTGCAGGAGAAACTGCAAGAGAAGCTATGGGTCTTATCAGAATAGCTCTGAGAAGAGCATTGCTTAATATGGTAGGCGACTAG